A stretch of Bacillus pseudomycoides DNA encodes these proteins:
- a CDS encoding acyl-CoA dehydrogenase family protein: MNFSLTEEQQSVRKVVRSFVDNEIIPYIKEWDEKGHFEQKILKRLAELQFMGVCIPEQYGGVGMDYNTLAIVCEELERGDTAFRTAVSVHTGLNSMTLLQWGTEEQKQKYLVPQAKGEKIGAFGLTEPNAGSDVVAMQTTAVKQGDYYVLNGLKTWISLCDVADHFLIFAKTNSELKHRGISCFIVERTFPGVSTKAIKGKLGIRAGNTGEVFLDEVKVPVGNLLGEEGEGFKIAMASLDNGRFTVAAGACGLIQASLEASVKYCEERKTFGKEIGKHQLVQQMIAKMSANLEISRLLVYKAGWLKNEGKRNTRETSLAKWIACDAAFEAANDAVQVHGAYGYSNEFPVERYLRNAKAPVIYEGTREIHTIMQAEYALGYRSDKELRNMLPKWPFEESEAEMVTK, from the coding sequence TGTAGATAATGAAATTATTCCATATATTAAAGAATGGGATGAAAAAGGACATTTTGAACAAAAAATCTTGAAGCGTTTAGCAGAACTGCAATTTATGGGCGTTTGTATCCCAGAACAATATGGCGGAGTGGGCATGGACTATAATACGCTGGCTATTGTTTGTGAAGAATTAGAACGCGGTGACACTGCTTTTCGTACAGCTGTATCTGTACATACGGGGCTAAATAGCATGACACTCCTTCAATGGGGAACAGAAGAGCAGAAACAAAAGTACCTTGTTCCACAAGCGAAAGGTGAAAAGATTGGGGCATTCGGTTTAACGGAACCGAATGCAGGATCAGATGTCGTTGCGATGCAAACGACTGCGGTAAAACAAGGCGATTATTACGTCTTAAATGGATTAAAAACGTGGATTTCGTTATGTGATGTGGCAGATCACTTTTTAATATTCGCGAAAACAAATTCGGAATTAAAGCACCGCGGTATTTCTTGTTTTATCGTAGAACGAACATTTCCTGGAGTATCGACAAAAGCGATAAAAGGAAAACTTGGTATTAGAGCTGGCAATACAGGTGAAGTATTTTTAGATGAAGTAAAAGTACCGGTAGGAAACCTGCTTGGAGAAGAAGGAGAAGGATTCAAAATTGCCATGGCTTCATTAGATAATGGGCGTTTTACAGTCGCAGCAGGTGCATGCGGACTGATTCAAGCAAGTTTGGAAGCAAGTGTAAAGTATTGTGAAGAGAGAAAAACATTTGGAAAAGAAATCGGAAAACATCAGCTTGTGCAGCAAATGATTGCGAAAATGTCTGCGAACCTTGAAATATCACGCTTATTGGTTTATAAAGCTGGGTGGTTAAAAAATGAAGGGAAACGTAATACACGTGAAACTTCTTTAGCAAAATGGATCGCTTGTGACGCTGCATTTGAAGCGGCAAATGATGCAGTGCAGGTGCACGGGGCATATGGATATTCAAATGAATTTCCAGTAGAACGATATTTACGAAATGCAAAAGCTCCAGTTATTTACGAAGGAACACGTGAGATTCATACCATTATGCAAGCGGAATACGCACTTGGTTATCGCTCTGATAAGGAACTTCGTAATATGTTACCGAAGTGGCCTTTTGAAGAAAGTGAGGCAGAAATGGTAACGAAATAA